From Argopecten irradians isolate NY chromosome 12, Ai_NY, whole genome shotgun sequence, one genomic window encodes:
- the LOC138305110 gene encoding fatty acyl-CoA hydrolase precursor, medium chain-like, protein MRGVQCFCVVTIIWLHLRSVASTPTRQLPSTTTTWDTKLGQVLGLNITSENGNIFQFRKIPFAKSPEGDLRFRKPELPNPWNGTLDCTAYGHSCMQRGTNVSEDCLYLNVYVPNSLDVSAKRAVMVWIHGGSFISGTGADYDGSTLALHGDVVVVTINYRLNIFGFYDAGDDAAHGNNGLWDQMLALRWVKNNIADYGGDPSRITIFGESAGGVSVGLQAIISKNKGVFQRVIAESGASVGPRDSGVEAKKVFAKVADDLGCSADSTAATVTCLRRKGTKQLLGTFYKSIDVVQSSSFTILSALGPTIDGELFTKEFDAILADPDSDAMAFFRGVDFLSGFNTADAGLFYFDLLRHQKEFPSDNFTLGITANISANHVIPTIALQLYGSCGDISKSIFDKYIKDIPKDDIQGQTASAANLYADVNYYSPAVRSLDGHTGGSGRTYQYLFSHLPRWGPVNPRPLWIQGANHADEVAFVFGLNELYPSNVPQEDDELAISSRVMTYWTNFAKFGNPNGNDVDPPAWPQYTLRSKAFLNISTTDTVGHALYADRMEFWNNVVTNHVTKWCDKHMNGVDSNVSLGKVISAVVTIPLVLCKYR, encoded by the exons ATGAGGGGAGTCCAATGTTTTTGTGTAGTCACCATAATCTGGCTACACCTACGTAGTGTAGCTTCCACACCGACCAGACAACTACCATCCACAACAACCACGTGGGATACAAAACTTGGGCAGGTTTTAGGTCTCAACATCACCTCTGAAAACGGAAACATTTTCCAGTTCAGAAAAATACCCTTTGCTAAGTCACCGGAAGGCGATTTAAGATTCAGAAAACCGGAACTGCCAAACCCATGGAATGGAACCCTGGACTGTACAGCATACGGACACTCGTGTATGCAGCGAGGAACGAATGTGTCAGAGGATTGTCTGTATCTTAACGTCTATGTCCCAAATAGTCTGGATGTTTCTGCTAAACGCGCAGTGATGGTGTGGATTCATGGTGGTAGCTTCATTTCCGGTACAGGAGCTGACTATGACGGTTCAACGCTGGCTTTGCATGGCGACGTCGTAGTCGTAACCATCAATTACAGACTGAACATATTTGGTTTTTACGACGCAGGGGATGACGCTGCTCATGGCAATAATGGTCTCTGGGATCAAATGTTGGCACTAAGATGGGTCAAGAACAACATTGCAGACTATGGTGGTGATCCTTCAAGAATTACCATATTCGGTGAGTCAGCGGGAGGGGTCAGTGTCGGCCTACAGGCCATTATAAGTAAGAATAAAGGCGTGTTCCAGAGAGTTATTGCTGAGAGTGGCGCGAGCGTTGGGCCACGTGACTCTGGGGTAGAGGCAAAAAAAGTATTTGCCAAAGTAGCCGATGATTTAGGGTGCTCCGCGGACTCGACTGCTGCCACAGTAACATGCTTACGCCGAAAAGGCACGAAACAACTTCTAGGaacattttataaatcaatCGATGTCGTTCAGTCATCCAGCTTTACAATACTGTCAGCATTGGGCCCTACTATAGACGGAGAACTGTTCACCAAAGAATTTGACGCAATTTTAGCTGATCCCGACAGCGATGCCATGGCATTTTTCCGCGGTGTGGATTTCTTGTCAGGGTTTAACACAGCAGATGCtggattgttttattttgatctCCTCCGCCACCAGAAAGAATTCCCGTCTGATAATTTCACATTAGGAATAACGGCCAATATTTCGGCGAACCATGTAATACCGACTATTGCTCTACAGCTCTATGGCAGCTGTGGCGACATTTCCAAGTCAATATTCGACAAGTACATCAAAGACATACCCAAAGATGACATCCAAGGCCAAACCGCCAGTGCAGCCAACCTGTATGCTGACGTGAACTATTACAGCCCGGCCGTTCGGTCTCTGGACGGCCACACTGGAGGCAGCGGTAGGACCTACCAGTACCTGTTCTCACACCTGCCTCGCTGGGGACCGGTAAACCCCAGACCACTATGGATACAAGGAGCAAACCATGCGGACGAAGTGGCATTTGTATTTGGCTTGAACGAACTGTATCCTAGCAACGTTCCTCAAGAAGACGACGAACTGGCAATATCAAGCAGAGTGATGACCTACTGGACAAATTTCGCTAAATTCGG AAACCCGAATGGCAATGATGTAGACCCTCCAGCATGGCCCCAATACACACTGCGCAGCAAAGCCTTCCTTAACATATCGACAACAGACACAGTGGGCCACGCCCTTTACGCCGACAGGATGGAGTTCTGGAACAATGTCGTCACTAATCACGTGACGAAATGGTGTGATAAACATATGAATGGAGTGGACTCTAACGTCTCCCTCGGTAAGGTCATCTCGGCCGTGGTCACCATCCCATTGGTACTTtgtaaatatagatga